The nucleotide window CGCCGTATCAAGAAATGCTTTATAACCGGCGCAGTAGGCTTCGGCGCGTGCTTTTTCCGCGTCGTCCAGCACGTCAAACGAATTCTTCTTTGTCATCAGCAGATCGTCTTTATCAGGCATGGTCGGCCCCTCCTAATAGCCGGGAGAAAAATGCCCGGCATGTATTTTCAAAGTCTTCAACGGTGTCGCCGTTACTGTCCAGCAAGTAATCGCAATGCTTTTTATAAAAGCTGTCCGGCTTTTGCGCGCGGATGCGCAGGAGCGCTTCTGCCTCCGTTATTCCGTCGCGCGCCATGATGCGTTTAATACGGGCCTCCACCGGGGCTGTGATGCCGACGACGATTGTACACAGTGGCGCCATGCCGCTTTCGATGAGCGCAACGGCGTCAATGGCGGTGAGGGATGCACCGGCTTTTTCCCATTGAATCAGGCGGCGCGAGACCTCGTCTTTGACAAAAGCATGCGCGATATCATTTAAATCACACAGCGCTGCGGGGTCGTTGAAAACGATCTGGCCGAGCGCGCGCCGGTTCAGGCAGCCGCTTTGCACGACGCCGTCAAACCGCTTGCCAAGCTTTTGTAAAAGCGCCCCGTCTGATTGCAACAGCTCGTGGTACACGGCGTCACAGTCAACCACCTCGGCACCGAGCGACGCGAGGGCGCGGAGCGCCGACGTCTTGCCGACGCCTGACGGGCCTGTTATGCCTATTATCGTCATGTTCCCTCCATAATATGTCGCTGGTTTACATCGTGCCCGGCGGCAGGCCGAGCGCCGTTTCAATATCCCGCGGCGGCAGGCCGCCGCAGCGCAGAATTCTAAACGGCGTGACGGTTAAATCCACAATTGTAGACGCGACGCCGACTGCACAGGGGCCGCCGTCTACAACGGCTTCAATCTTCCCGTCAAACGCCTCAAAGACACCTGCCGCTGTTATGAGGCTCGGCGCGCCGGACAGATTGGCCGAGGGGGTTGCCAACGGGACGCCGCTTTTGGCGATCAGCGCAAGCGTTTTCGGATGGTCCGGGCAGCGAACGCCGACGGTTTCCCCACCCGCCGTCACAATCGGCGGGACGTTGTCTTTTTTAAATAAGATCATGGTCAGCGGGCCGGGCCAAAATTTCTCGGCGAGAAGATCCGCCGCCGCCGGTATATCACGGCAGAAGTTCTCGGCATCTTTCATGCTGGTGACGAGCAGGCTGATGGGCTTCGTCTCAGGCCTGTTTTTCACGTCGTAAATTTTCTGGACGGCGGCCGCGTCGAGGCCGTTTGCCGCTAAACCGTACACCGTCTCCGTCGGCACGCCGACAACGCCGCCGTTTTTGATAATGTCGGCGGCGGGGGTGATATCGTCGTTTGAGATGAAGAGCGTTGTCATGGGCGGTGTCTTTACTCCCCTTTTCGGGCTTTCTGAAGCTCGGCAATATTGAGCTTTTTCATTTTGAGAAAGGATTGCGTCACACGGGCCTGCTCCGCCGGTGTCCCTTTTGAAAAAACATCTGACAGGAAATCGGGTACGATCTGCCACGACAGACCGAAGCGGTCTTTGAGCCAGCCGCACTGTTCCGCCTCCGGCACTGCCGAGAGATGCTCCCAATACGTATCGATTTCCGCCTGATTTTCACAGGAGACGATTATTGAAAAGGCTTCATTAAACGTATAGTCGACGTCATACCCGTTGTCCATCGCAGAAAACATGAAACCGCACAGCTTAAAGGCGGCATAATTAATCTTTGCCTTTGACGCGTGTGCCTCACCAGGGGCATATCGACTGATGGCGGAAACAGCGGCGTCGTCAAAAAGCGCGGTATAAAATTGGACAGCCTCCTCGGCCATGCCATTTGAGCCGTTTGAAAACAGCAGATTCGGTACGATTTTCTGGATCGGCGGTGCCCCTTCAACAAGCATCAGCTGCCAGGACAAGCCAAAACGGTCTTCCAACCAGCCATATCTTTGACTAAATGGGTACGTGCCGATTTCCATCAGAACGGTTCCGCCCTCAACAAGCTTTTGCCAAAGAAAATCGACTTGCGATGCCTCTGTGCAATGAACCATCAGCGAAACGGATGGATTAAAATGAAAAAACGGCCCCGCACCGATGGCTTGAAATTCCTGCCCGGCAAGTTGAAAGGTTATCAATTCCGCCGTCCCGGACGGCGTATCAGCCAGAAGCGTTGAAGAGAGAATTCCCGAATGATCAAAGAGGCCGGTATAGAAAGCGGCTGCTTCCCGCGCCTCGGTGTCAAACCATAAATGCGGAACAATTTTCGGCATAAGCGCACCTCGTTTTATCATTCTCAATGCAGAATTGTTGAAGCTTCACGTCCATCGCATCGCGGCGGGTGGTTGGCGCGAACGTTTGAAAGAACCATGAGGCGGGCGATTGATAATCGCCCCTACAGTTTGAGCGGACGGCCAATGGCCGTCCCAACGGCGAACTTTTGTTGTATTCGGCACAATGGGCGGATATGGAATCCGCCCCTACAGGGTGGGGGCATTGTCTCAACGGCCATTTCCTATCGGGGGTCATAGGGGGCAACGCCCCCTATACAATTTGAAGGGTGGGAGGAATATTATTCTTCTCCGGCGGCTTTGAGCTTTTCCGTCTGGTCGGCAATATTTAACGCGTCAAACACTTCGTCGAGATCGCCGTTCATGATCTGTTCAAGGCGGTAAAGCGTGAGGCCGATGCGGTGATCTGTCAAGCGGCCCTGCGGATAGTTATACGTGCGAATGCGCTCGGACCGATCGCCTGTCCCGACCTGACTTTTGCGCTCGGCGGCATGGGCTTCGATCTGTTTGCGCTGCTCCTCCTCATACAGGCGGGAGAGGAGAATTTTCATCGCTCTGTCCCTGTTTTTATGCTGGCTGCGCTCGTCTTGGCACTCGACGACCGTCCCCGTTGGCAGATGGGTGATGCGGATGGCCGACTCCGTTTTATTGACGTGCTGGCCGCCCGCACCGGAGGAGCGAAATGTGTCAACCTGCAGGTCGGCGGGGTTTATTTCAAAGTCAACCTCCTCCACCTCTGGGAGGACGGCGACGGTGACGGTGCTCGTGTGAATGCGGCCGGACGATTCCGTATCCGGCACGCGCTGGACGCGATGGACACCGCTTTCGTATTTTAGCCGGGAGTACGCGCCGTCACCAATGATCATAAAGCTGACCTCTTTAATGCCGCCCAGCTCGGTTTCATTTAAGTTCGCAAGCTCCGTTTTCCAGCGCTTTGAATCGGCGTACATTGTATACATACGATAGAGATTGTAAGCGAAAAGCGCCGCCTCTTCGCCGCCGGCACCGCCGCGGATTTCAATGATAACGTTTTTGGCGTCATTCGGGTCACATGGCAGCAGAAGGATTTTGATCTCTGCCTCGATACGCTCCATGTCGCATTTTGCCCTGTCATACTCCTCTTGCGCCATTTCCTTGAGCTCCGGGTCCCCCATCAGGTCGCAGGCGCCCTGCAGGTCGCTCTCGGCTTTTTTGTACCGGCGGTAAGCCTCAACGACTTTGGACAGTTCCTTTTGCTCTCGGGCAAGTTTGGCGTAAAGCGCGGGGTCAGAGTAGACGTTCGGGTCTTGCATGCGGTTTTCGAGGTCAACGTACTTTTGTTCAATATCCACGAGTTTTTCGAGCATCGTTTTATCCTTTTTTCCTTCAGTAATCACAGCTGATAAATCTGATGGAAATATTATCACACGGATGAAAGATTGTAAACAGCACCGGAGCGGGAGGGGCCCTCATCAGTCGCCTGCGGCGACAGCTTCCCCCAGGGGAAGCCTTTGGCAATACGGTTTTGTCATTCTGAGCGCAGCGAAGAATCTTTGCGGTTTTTAAAAGGGCAGACACAAGGTCTGCCCCTATGGGGGCGGCCTTGCGGACGGCCAATGGCCGTCCCTACGGCACGACAAAGTCGTCGTACACTACTGACGTGCAAGGCTGTAGGGGTCGGTTTCCATGCCGACCCGTGCAGGGTAAAATGGTGTGACAGCAAAAATTATGCCAAAAAAGCACAACCCCGCATCCGTCCAACGCGGATGCGGGGCTAACGCCACTGTTCAGATATCAATAGATTTTTCCGCCTTTCTTCCCGACGTCCTCGCCGAACCTGCAACTGCAGTTTCTGATGCAGCACACGCGCACTCTTGCTCCCTAACGGATACCGGCGGACTTTATTCCGCGGCTGCGCTTTTGGACATAACGCCCCGGCTGCCATGAACCCATGATGGGTTCTGGGAAGATCATTCGAGAAACTTGCCCGAAAGGGGCCGCCCTATTGGGACTTCATAACCTTGCACATTGGAATCACCCTTTCTGATCTGTCTATAATATACTACATATCTTTTGTTTTGTCAAGAGTATTTGTGTAATTATTCTATAAAATACACGACACAAAGCGTCAAGTCCTTGCAAAGGTGATCGGCCGGTGTTACCATCAAGAAAAGCCAAAAGACGAGAGGAATGCCTTGCATGCTCAAAATATCAAACTTGAAAGTCGCCCCTGCCGTCGGCGACGCCGGACTGAAAAAGGCCGTTGCAAAGCACCTCGGCATCTCGGCGGACGCCGTCTCAGACGTTCAAATTTTGCGCCGCTCGATCGACGCGCGGCACAAAGACGATGTGTCGTATGTCTATACGCTCGCCATCTCAGCCGACGAAGAAGACGCGCTTTTACAATCAGCCGACGGGCGAATTTCATCTTATATGCCACCGGAGGGATACGCGTTTCCTTACAACGCCTTGTCAGCCGAGACGCGCCCCGTCGTTGTCGGACTTGGGCCTGCCGGGCTTTTTGCCGCTTTATGCCTTGCCGAGGCGGGGCTGCCCCCCATTGTTCTGGAGCGTGGCCGTCCTGTTGAAGCGCGTGTATCAGACGTCAAACGCTTCTGGGAAACGGGCGCGCTTGATACGGCATCAAACGTTCAGTTCGGCGAGGGCGGCGCGGGGACGTTTTCAGACGGGAAGCTGACGACAGGCGTGAGCGACGAGCGGATATCTTACGTATTAAAAAGACTCGTTGAATTCGGCGCACCGGCGGACATCTTATACCTTGCCAAGCCGCATATCGGCACCGACCGGCTGCAAAAACTCGTCCCCGCCATGCGAAAAGCACTTATTGCCCTTGGGAGTGACATCCGCTTTGAGCACCAGATGATAGGACTTCGTTTTGACGGCGGACAGCTCCGCGAGATTGAGGTCTCTGCGCCGGACGGCCCCTATACGCTCAAAACGCGGCATATGATCCTCGCGCCGGGTAACAGCGCGCGCGATACATTTGAAATGTTATTTAGATGTGGTG belongs to Oscillospiraceae bacterium CM and includes:
- a CDS encoding dephospho-CoA kinase, producing the protein MTIIGITGPSGVGKTSALRALASLGAEVVDCDAVYHELLQSDGALLQKLGKRFDGVVQSGCLNRRALGQIVFNDPAALCDLNDIAHAFVKDEVSRRLIQWEKAGASLTAIDAVALIESGMAPLCTIVVGITAPVEARIKRIMARDGITEAEALLRIRAQKPDSFYKKHCDYLLDSNGDTVEDFENTCRAFFSRLLGGADHA
- a CDS encoding threonylcarbamoyl-AMP synthase, which produces MTTLFISNDDITPAADIIKNGGVVGVPTETVYGLAANGLDAAAVQKIYDVKNRPETKPISLLVTSMKDAENFCRDIPAAADLLAEKFWPGPLTMILFKKDNVPPIVTAGGETVGVRCPDHPKTLALIAKSGVPLATPSANLSGAPSLITAAGVFEAFDGKIEAVVDGGPCAVGVASTIVDLTVTPFRILRCGGLPPRDIETALGLPPGTM
- a CDS encoding VOC family protein, with product MPKIVPHLWFDTEAREAAAFYTGLFDHSGILSSTLLADTPSGTAELITFQLAGQEFQAIGAGPFFHFNPSVSLMVHCTEASQVDFLWQKLVEGGTVLMEIGTYPFSQRYGWLEDRFGLSWQLMLVEGAPPIQKIVPNLLFSNGSNGMAEEAVQFYTALFDDAAVSAISRYAPGEAHASKAKINYAAFKLCGFMFSAMDNGYDVDYTFNEAFSIIVSCENQAEIDTYWEHLSAVPEAEQCGWLKDRFGLSWQIVPDFLSDVFSKGTPAEQARVTQSFLKMKKLNIAELQKARKGE
- the prfA gene encoding peptide chain release factor 1, producing the protein MLEKLVDIEQKYVDLENRMQDPNVYSDPALYAKLAREQKELSKVVEAYRRYKKAESDLQGACDLMGDPELKEMAQEEYDRAKCDMERIEAEIKILLLPCDPNDAKNVIIEIRGGAGGEEAALFAYNLYRMYTMYADSKRWKTELANLNETELGGIKEVSFMIIGDGAYSRLKYESGVHRVQRVPDTESSGRIHTSTVTVAVLPEVEEVDFEINPADLQVDTFRSSGAGGQHVNKTESAIRITHLPTGTVVECQDERSQHKNRDRAMKILLSRLYEEEQRKQIEAHAAERKSQVGTGDRSERIRTYNYPQGRLTDHRIGLTLYRLEQIMNGDLDEVFDALNIADQTEKLKAAGEE